The segment AACCTGAACTGACTTGCACCTGTATCTGAGAGGAATCTATGGCTACCTCGACCGACAGCTATCGCTCGCTCGACACCCTAACCGTGGCTGGCAAGACTTATCGTTTCGCTAGCCTAAAGAAGGCAGCCGCCGGCGGACTGGGCGATATCAGTCGTCTCCCACTCTCGCTTAAGGTCTTGCTCGAGAACTTGCTCCGTCACGAAGACGGGCAAATCGTAACCAAGGCCGACATCGGAGCCATGAGCGAATGGCTTAGGACTAAGACCTCGACGCACGAGGTAGCGTTTTATCCAGCGCGTGTATTGATGCAAGATTTCACAGGTGTTCCGGCTGTTGTCGACTTGGCGGCGATGCGTGAGGCCATGGCGCAGGTCGGCGGCGATCCCAAGAAGATTAATCCGCTCAAACCGGTTGATCTGGTAATCGACCACTCGGTCACAGTGGATAAGGCGGGTACGGCCGATGCATTCGAGGTCAATGTTAATTTGGAATTCGAGCGCAATGGGGAGCGTTACGAGTTTTTGAAATGGGCGCAGACGGCGTTCGATAACTTTACTGTGGTGCCCCCAGGCACTGGTATTTGTCACCAGGTCAACCTTGAGTACTTGGCGCGGGTGGCCTTCCGCTCTAAACAAGGAAGTGACGAATGGGTGTATCCCGACACTCTCGTAGGTACGGATAGTCACACCACCATGGTCAACGGTTTGGCCGTCTTGGGCTGGGGCGTAGGCGGTATCGAGGCCGAGGCCGCTATGTTGGCACAGCCGCTCTCGATGGTGATCCCGGAGGTCATTGGCTTCCGTCTTAAAGGGGCACTGCCCGAGGGCGCCACCGCCACCGACTTAGTACTCACTGTGACTGAAATGCTCCGCAAAAAGGGTGTGGTCGGAAAGTTTGTCGAATTCTTTGGCGAAGGTCTAGGCAAGCTGTCGCTCGCCGACCGCGCAACGATCGCCAACATGGCACCTGAGTACGGGGCTACTTGCGGCTTTTTCCCCATTGATGACGAGACGCTGCGTTATTTGCGTTTCACTGGTCGTGACGATACACAGGTTGCGCTCGTTGAAGCCTACGCTAAAGCGCAAGGCCTGTGGCGCGATCCCAACGCCGCAGAGCCAGTATTCACAGACGTGTTGGAACTCGATCTAGGATGCGTTGAGCCGAGCCTTGCAGGTCCGCGTCGTCCACAGGACCGCGTGCCTCTCAGCCAAGTAGCCGCGGGCTTCAAAAAGGAGCTGCACGGCAACTTTAAGGTGAGTGAAGCCAATGCCAGCCAAACCGCTCCAGTTGCCGGTGCTGACTTTGCCCTTGAGCATGGCTCCGTAGTGATTGCAGCGATTACCAGCTGTACCAATACATCCAACCCAGCAGTGATGTTGGCAGCTGGTTTGGTGGCCAAAAAAGCAGCAGAAAAAGGTCTGAAGATTAAGCCCTGGGTCAAGGCGTCGATGGCGCCAGGATCCCAAGTTGTGTCGGATTACTACCAAGCAGCGGGATTGACTCCGTACCTCGATCAAATGGGATTCAATCTAGTTGGGTACGGGTGCACGACCTGTATTGGTAACAGTGGGCCGCTTCATGACTCTATCGCTGCGGCTATTCACGCGAAAGACCTGGTGTGTGCTTCGGTGCTTTCGGGTAACCGCAACTTCGAGGGTCGGATCGGCCCCGACGTTAAAGCCAACTACCTTGCGTCTCCTCCGTTGGTCGTTGCCTACGCCATCGCCGGTAATATCAAGGTTGATTTGCAAAAGGATGCACTCGGCACTGGTAAAGACGGCAAGCCCGTCTACCTCAAAGATATTTGGCCGACCAATAAAGAAATCCAAGACACCATCGCCAGCGCCCTGAGTCCGGAGATGTT is part of the Deltaproteobacteria bacterium genome and harbors:
- the acnA gene encoding aconitate hydratase AcnA; the protein is MATSTDSYRSLDTLTVAGKTYRFASLKKAAAGGLGDISRLPLSLKVLLENLLRHEDGQIVTKADIGAMSEWLRTKTSTHEVAFYPARVLMQDFTGVPAVVDLAAMREAMAQVGGDPKKINPLKPVDLVIDHSVTVDKAGTADAFEVNVNLEFERNGERYEFLKWAQTAFDNFTVVPPGTGICHQVNLEYLARVAFRSKQGSDEWVYPDTLVGTDSHTTMVNGLAVLGWGVGGIEAEAAMLAQPLSMVIPEVIGFRLKGALPEGATATDLVLTVTEMLRKKGVVGKFVEFFGEGLGKLSLADRATIANMAPEYGATCGFFPIDDETLRYLRFTGRDDTQVALVEAYAKAQGLWRDPNAAEPVFTDVLELDLGCVEPSLAGPRRPQDRVPLSQVAAGFKKELHGNFKVSEANASQTAPVAGADFALEHGSVVIAAITSCTNTSNPAVMLAAGLVAKKAAEKGLKIKPWVKASMAPGSQVVSDYYQAAGLTPYLDQMGFNLVGYGCTTCIGNSGPLHDSIAAAIHAKDLVCASVLSGNRNFEGRIGPDVKANYLASPPLVVAYAIAGNIKVDLQKDALGTGKDGKPVYLKDIWPTNKEIQDTIASALSPEMFRKRYGNVAKGPAQWQAVKVSGGFSFKWDEKSTYVRNPPYFVGMSKQPAALSDVKGARPLAILGDSVTTDHISPAGSIKEASPAGQYLVAHGVKKADFNSYGARRGNHEVMMRGTFANIRLRNEMLAGVEGGVTKHMPDGKQQSIYDAAMQYQKEKTPLVIVAGKEYGTGSSRDWAAKGTFLLGVKAVIAESFERIHRSNLIGMGVLPLQFLPDQSRVTLKLVGTETFDILGLTQLSPRCEVEVVIHREDGKTDRLKARCRIDTADELEYYRNGGILHYTVRKLSGH